A single Rubrivivax gelatinosus IL144 DNA region contains:
- a CDS encoding ATP-grasp domain-containing protein, translated as MLAVAALSARALVDLAALDGMAVVALDVFGDADTVKRAAHWHPIGTPGRLEIDGTRLLAALEALARDGDVDGWIAGAGFDGRPGLLEAGAERLPLLGTGGGALRRLRDPRAFFAALDDLGLPHPAVSFEPPADPAGWLEKDAGGSGGWHVQEAAPDRPAAPGRYWQRWRPGLPMSATLVANGHDAVVLGFNLQTVRPVAGRRWVFAGIVGPLPVPPAVERTIVRAASVLARRFDLHGLASLDFLLDGEHAELLELNARPPASAELYPEVGRGGALRAHLRAVTRAELPPPPPPPRVLNGHEIVFARRALVLDDIAAARIAATPLARDWPRGGQRFDVGDPVCSLAAAGADAAEVLAALATRREALLAFLENR; from the coding sequence ATGCTGGCCGTCGCCGCCCTGTCCGCGCGGGCGCTGGTCGACCTGGCGGCGCTCGACGGCATGGCGGTCGTCGCGCTCGACGTCTTCGGCGACGCCGACACCGTCAAGCGTGCGGCGCACTGGCATCCGATCGGCACGCCGGGCCGGCTGGAGATCGACGGCACGCGGCTGCTCGCCGCGCTGGAAGCGCTGGCGCGCGACGGCGACGTCGACGGCTGGATCGCCGGGGCGGGTTTCGACGGCCGGCCGGGCCTGCTCGAAGCCGGTGCCGAGCGCCTGCCGCTGCTGGGCACCGGCGGCGGCGCGCTGCGCCGGCTGCGCGACCCGCGCGCCTTCTTCGCCGCCCTCGACGACCTGGGCCTGCCGCATCCGGCGGTGAGCTTCGAGCCGCCGGCCGACCCCGCCGGCTGGCTGGAGAAGGACGCCGGCGGCAGCGGCGGCTGGCACGTGCAGGAGGCGGCGCCCGACCGCCCCGCCGCGCCCGGCCGCTACTGGCAGCGCTGGCGCCCGGGCCTGCCGATGTCGGCGACGCTGGTCGCCAACGGCCACGACGCCGTCGTGCTCGGCTTCAACCTGCAGACCGTGCGCCCGGTCGCCGGCCGGCGCTGGGTCTTCGCCGGCATCGTCGGCCCGCTGCCGGTGCCGCCGGCGGTCGAACGAACCATCGTGCGTGCGGCCTCGGTGCTGGCGCGGCGTTTCGACCTGCACGGCCTGGCCAGCCTGGACTTCCTGCTCGACGGCGAGCACGCCGAGCTGCTGGAACTCAACGCCCGGCCGCCGGCCAGCGCCGAGCTCTACCCCGAGGTCGGACGCGGCGGCGCCTTGCGCGCCCACCTGCGTGCGGTGACACGCGCCGAGCTGCCGCCGCCCCCGCCGCCGCCGCGGGTGCTGAACGGCCACGAGATCGTCTTCGCTCGCCGTGCGCTGGTGCTCGACGACATCGCCGCGGCGCGCATCGCCGCCACGCCGCTGGCGCGCGACTGGCCGCGTGGCGGCCAGCGTTTCGACGTCGGCGACCCGGTCTGCAGCCTGGCGGCTGCCGGCGCCGACGCCGCCGAGGTGCTGGCGGCGCTGGCCACGCGCCGCGAGGCCTTGCTCGCCTTCCTGGAGAACCGATGA
- a CDS encoding tartrate dehydrogenase — translation MSRPYRIALIPGDGIGKEVAPEGLRAVRRAAERFGLALEFTEIEWASCDYYRQHGTMMPDDWKEQLGGMDAIFFGAVGWPATVPDNVSLWGSLLKFRREFDQYVNLRPVRLFDGVPCPLAGRKPGDLDYLIVRENTEGEYTNLGGTMFAGTEREIVIQESVFSRHGTDRVLKFAFELAASRARRHLTVATKSNGVAISMPWWDSRADEMAKAYPQVAVDKQHIDILTARFVLQPQRFDVVVASNLFGDILSDLGPATAGTIGLAPSANLNPERRFPSLFEPVHGSAPDIYGRNIANPIAMIWSGALMLDFLTGGEGAGRAAHDAIVRAIETVLREGPRTPDLGGSASTTELGEAVAALI, via the coding sequence ATGAGCCGCCCCTATCGCATCGCGCTGATCCCCGGAGACGGAATCGGCAAGGAAGTCGCCCCCGAAGGCCTGCGCGCTGTGCGCCGCGCGGCCGAACGTTTCGGCCTGGCGCTGGAGTTCACCGAGATCGAGTGGGCGAGCTGCGACTACTACCGGCAGCACGGCACGATGATGCCGGACGACTGGAAGGAGCAGCTCGGCGGCATGGACGCCATCTTCTTCGGCGCCGTCGGCTGGCCGGCGACGGTGCCCGACAACGTCTCGCTCTGGGGCAGCCTGCTGAAGTTCCGCCGCGAGTTCGACCAGTACGTCAACCTGCGCCCGGTGCGCCTGTTCGACGGCGTGCCCTGTCCGCTGGCCGGGCGCAAGCCGGGCGACCTGGACTACCTGATCGTGCGCGAGAACACCGAGGGCGAATACACCAACCTCGGCGGCACGATGTTCGCGGGCACCGAGCGCGAGATCGTCATCCAGGAGTCGGTCTTCAGCCGCCACGGCACCGACCGCGTGCTGAAGTTCGCCTTCGAGCTGGCCGCGTCGCGCGCACGCCGGCACCTGACGGTGGCGACCAAGAGCAACGGCGTCGCGATCAGCATGCCGTGGTGGGATTCGCGTGCCGATGAGATGGCGAAGGCCTACCCGCAGGTCGCCGTCGACAAGCAGCACATCGACATCCTGACTGCGCGCTTCGTGCTGCAGCCGCAGCGTTTCGACGTCGTCGTCGCCAGCAACCTGTTCGGCGACATCCTGTCCGACCTGGGCCCTGCGACCGCCGGCACGATCGGCCTGGCGCCGTCGGCCAACCTGAACCCCGAGCGCCGTTTCCCGTCGCTGTTCGAGCCCGTGCACGGCTCGGCGCCGGACATCTACGGCCGCAACATCGCCAACCCGATCGCGATGATCTGGTCGGGCGCGCTGATGCTGGACTTCCTGACCGGCGGCGAAGGCGCCGGCCGCGCCGCCCACGACGCCATCGTGCGCGCCATCGAAACCGTGCTGCGCGAAGGCCCGCGCACGCCCGACCTGGGCGGCAGCGCCAGCACCACCGAGCTCGGCGAGGCGGTGGCGGCGCTGATCTGA
- a CDS encoding triphosphoribosyl-dephospho-CoA synthase, whose translation MNAAAAFTLACALDVAVRKPGNVSRASPGHRMQAEDFVASAAAAAAPITTPGTAVGERIEAAVEATWAAVGCNTNLGIVLLAAPLARAAEAPGATASLAALGDTLAGVLGALDVADAAAAFRAIARAQPAGLGQAPEQDVRAAPDVDLRAAMALAAGRDRIAAQYTNGFADVLALAAQAQNEGFPGGDRAATTAVVQRLHLECLARWPDSHIVRKHGEAVAQTVLHAAQRWRGHPAPEADAGFAAWDEQLKHEGLNPGTSADLTVAALFAAALVGDAPCEWHGT comes from the coding sequence GTGAACGCCGCCGCCGCCTTCACGCTGGCCTGTGCGCTGGACGTCGCGGTGCGCAAGCCCGGCAACGTCAGCCGCGCCTCGCCGGGCCACCGCATGCAGGCCGAAGACTTCGTCGCCAGCGCGGCCGCGGCCGCGGCGCCGATCACCACGCCCGGCACCGCCGTCGGCGAACGCATCGAAGCCGCAGTCGAGGCCACCTGGGCCGCCGTCGGCTGCAACACCAACCTCGGCATCGTGCTGCTGGCCGCGCCGCTGGCGCGTGCCGCCGAAGCGCCGGGCGCGACGGCTTCGCTGGCGGCGCTGGGCGACACGCTGGCCGGCGTGCTGGGCGCGCTCGACGTCGCCGACGCCGCCGCGGCCTTCCGCGCGATCGCCCGCGCGCAACCCGCCGGCCTGGGGCAGGCGCCCGAGCAGGACGTGCGCGCCGCGCCCGACGTCGACCTGCGCGCCGCGATGGCGCTGGCCGCCGGCCGCGACCGCATCGCGGCGCAGTACACCAACGGTTTCGCCGACGTGCTGGCACTCGCCGCGCAGGCGCAGAACGAGGGTTTTCCGGGCGGCGACCGGGCCGCGACGACGGCCGTCGTGCAGCGCCTGCACCTCGAATGCCTGGCACGCTGGCCCGATTCACACATTGTTCGAAAACACGGCGAGGCCGTGGCACAGACTGTCTTGCACGCGGCGCAGCGCTGGCGCGGCCATCCGGCGCCCGAGGCCGACGCCGGCTTCGCCGCCTGGGACGAGCAGCTCAAGCACGAGGGGCTGAACCCCGGCACCAGCGCCGATCTGACGGTGGCCGCGCTGTTCGCCGCCGCACTCGTGGGGGATGCGCCCTGCGAGTGGCATGGAACGTGA
- a CDS encoding beta-ribofuranosylaminobenzene 5'-phosphate synthase family protein: MLSPLPVRAEAPVRVAVRAPGRLHLGFLDPAGTLGRRFGSLGLVIDGFETELELAFAEHDSAVADTEDGQAELERALDHLTRLRELSGFDAPLALRLVRVLPPHAGFGSGTQLALALGRAFVQLHGLLLSTPQIAAWLGRGRRSGIGIAGFDAGGLIVDGGPGRDGSPAPVLARLALPAAWRVIVVRHPGRRGLSGDEEKRAIAALPPLPAVGAAELCHQVLMRVLPGAAGDDFTAFAAGLNRVQDLLGGHFAPAQDGSAYTSAEVGRLLQWMHAEAGDAAAVGQSSWGPTGFAIVPSAAAAARLLDAARAAGVVSPALALTTVAARAHGARVA, translated from the coding sequence ATGCTGTCGCCCCTGCCCGTCCGCGCTGAGGCCCCGGTGCGTGTCGCCGTGCGCGCCCCCGGCCGGCTGCACCTGGGTTTCCTCGACCCGGCGGGCACGCTGGGCCGGCGTTTCGGCAGCCTGGGGCTGGTCATCGACGGTTTCGAGACCGAACTCGAACTGGCTTTCGCCGAGCACGACTCGGCCGTCGCCGACACCGAGGACGGCCAGGCCGAACTGGAACGTGCGCTCGACCACCTCACGCGCCTGCGCGAACTCAGCGGCTTCGACGCGCCGCTGGCGCTGCGCCTGGTGCGGGTGCTGCCGCCGCACGCCGGCTTCGGCTCGGGCACCCAGCTCGCGCTGGCACTGGGCCGGGCCTTCGTCCAGCTTCACGGGCTGCTACTGTCGACACCGCAGATCGCCGCCTGGCTGGGCCGCGGCCGGCGTTCGGGCATCGGCATCGCCGGTTTCGACGCCGGCGGGCTGATCGTCGACGGCGGCCCGGGCCGCGACGGCTCGCCGGCGCCGGTGCTGGCGCGGCTGGCGCTGCCGGCGGCCTGGCGGGTCATCGTCGTGCGCCATCCGGGGCGCCGCGGGCTGTCGGGCGACGAGGAGAAACGCGCCATCGCCGCGCTGCCGCCGCTGCCCGCCGTTGGCGCCGCCGAGCTCTGCCACCAGGTGCTGATGCGCGTGCTGCCGGGCGCCGCCGGCGACGACTTCACGGCCTTCGCCGCCGGGCTGAACCGCGTGCAGGACCTGCTCGGCGGCCATTTCGCGCCGGCCCAGGACGGCAGCGCCTACACCAGCGCCGAGGTCGGCCGGCTGCTGCAGTGGATGCACGCCGAAGCCGGCGACGCCGCCGCCGTCGGCCAGAGCTCCTGGGGGCCGACCGGCTTCGCGATCGTGCCCTCGGCCGCCGCCGCGGCGCGCCTGCTCGACGCGGCGCGCGCCGCCGGCGTCGTCTCCCCGGCGCTGGCCCTCACCACCGTGGCCGCGCGCGCCCATGGCGCCCGCGTCGCCTGA
- the mch gene encoding methenyltetrahydromethanopterin cyclohydrolase: MNDRSAAPLPGATIALNEHVAPWVERLCDEAAALGVEVSRDERGVRLVDAGIAAPGSVAAGLLVGEICLGGLGRVELAPGPDWPTWVQVRSSLPVLACLGSQYAGWSLAASKEETGGKKFFALGSGPARALAAKEALYGELDWRDHGTRGVLVMEVDRPPPAVVVDKILRDCALAPEALTIVLTPTRSAAGTTQVVARVLEVALHKAHELHFALADVVDGVGWAPLPAPHPDGVEAMGRTNDAILYGGRVHLSVRGSDAEAERLARALPCRNSPDYGRSFAQTFRDAGFDFYKIDPALFAPAEVWVSNVATGRTWHAGGTDLALLQRLWQEAS; this comes from the coding sequence ATGAACGACCGCTCTGCCGCGCCGCTGCCCGGCGCCACGATCGCGCTCAACGAGCACGTCGCACCCTGGGTCGAACGCCTGTGCGACGAGGCCGCGGCGCTGGGCGTCGAGGTCTCGCGCGACGAACGCGGCGTGCGCCTGGTCGACGCCGGCATCGCCGCGCCGGGCAGCGTCGCCGCCGGGCTGCTGGTCGGCGAGATCTGCCTCGGCGGCCTGGGCCGGGTCGAGCTCGCCCCCGGCCCCGACTGGCCGACCTGGGTGCAGGTGCGCAGCTCGCTGCCGGTGCTGGCCTGCCTGGGCTCGCAGTACGCCGGCTGGAGCCTGGCGGCCAGCAAGGAGGAGACCGGCGGCAAGAAGTTCTTCGCGCTGGGCTCGGGCCCGGCGCGTGCGCTCGCCGCCAAGGAAGCGCTGTACGGCGAACTCGATTGGCGCGACCACGGCACGCGCGGCGTGCTGGTGATGGAGGTCGACCGGCCGCCGCCGGCCGTCGTCGTCGACAAGATCCTGCGCGACTGCGCGCTGGCGCCCGAGGCGCTGACGATCGTGCTGACGCCCACACGCAGCGCCGCCGGCACGACGCAGGTCGTCGCGCGGGTGCTCGAAGTGGCGCTGCACAAGGCGCACGAGCTGCACTTCGCGCTCGCCGACGTCGTCGACGGCGTCGGCTGGGCGCCGCTGCCGGCGCCGCACCCCGACGGCGTCGAGGCCATGGGCCGCACCAACGACGCCATCCTCTACGGCGGGCGCGTCCACCTGTCGGTGCGCGGCAGCGACGCCGAGGCCGAGCGCCTGGCGCGTGCCCTGCCCTGCCGCAACTCGCCGGACTACGGCCGCTCCTTCGCGCAGACCTTCCGCGACGCCGGCTTCGACTTCTACAAGATCGACCCGGCGCTGTTCGCGCCGGCCGAGGTCTGGGTCAGCAACGTCGCCACCGGCCGCACCTGGCACGCCGGCGGCACCGACCTCGCGCTGCTGCAGCGCCTGTGGCAGGAGGCGTCGTGA
- a CDS encoding TetR/AcrR family transcriptional regulator, with amino-acid sequence MPKTTRSSLPAPPPTVEIEGGIRGATRRLLLDAAMALIREGQVPTLPEVARRAEVSRATAYRYFPSRSALVTAVIDVSLGPLRSFDSSEPDGRRRVAELFASTFPRFREFEPQMRAAVQLSLEHWALERAGRLKEEPYRRGHRVGILAHAIEPLAAELPAASLARLHRALSVLYGIEARVVLKDLWGASDAEVDATVGWMAEALVDASLRQAAAAPKTRRTAR; translated from the coding sequence ATGCCCAAGACGACCCGTTCCTCGCTGCCCGCCCCGCCGCCGACCGTCGAGATCGAAGGCGGCATCCGCGGCGCGACGCGGCGCCTGCTGCTCGACGCGGCGATGGCGCTGATCCGCGAAGGCCAGGTGCCGACGCTGCCCGAGGTGGCGCGCCGCGCCGAGGTCTCGCGCGCCACGGCCTACCGCTATTTCCCCAGCCGCAGCGCGCTGGTCACCGCGGTGATCGACGTCTCGCTGGGGCCGCTGCGCAGCTTCGACTCCAGCGAGCCCGACGGCCGTCGCCGCGTGGCCGAACTCTTCGCCTCGACCTTCCCGCGTTTTCGCGAGTTCGAGCCGCAGATGCGTGCCGCGGTGCAGCTCTCGCTGGAGCACTGGGCGCTGGAACGCGCCGGGCGGCTGAAGGAAGAGCCCTACCGCCGCGGCCACCGCGTCGGCATCCTTGCGCATGCGATCGAGCCGCTGGCCGCCGAGCTGCCGGCGGCCTCGCTGGCGCGGCTGCACCGTGCGCTGTCGGTGCTCTACGGCATCGAGGCGCGGGTCGTGCTGAAGGACTTGTGGGGCGCGTCGGACGCCGAGGTCGACGCCACCGTCGGCTGGATGGCCGAGGCGCTGGTCGATGCGTCGCTGCGCCAGGCCGCCGCGGCGCCGAAGACACGAAGGACCGCACGATGA
- a CDS encoding NAD(P)-dependent methylenetetrahydromethanopterin dehydrogenase produces the protein MERPYILHMFTPGKQMSPFDVNMAADAGYQLVVPYGEVGLDAVAGMTQDAIFSRGPKGVARTGIFIGGRDALLAADMLKKAQAAMVKPFVVSLMADPSGAYTTAAAMVACVEQALKTRGEGLAGQRVVVLGGTGPVGRIAAVIAAQAGATVLLSSRQGIDAAEEAATETAKHFGVTLHGISGGDANAVRHSLAEADVVLSCAKAGVQAVSAEDLTHAGALKVAADVNAVPPEGIAGVGVMDDAKPLAGTQALGIGALAIGNVKYQTQHRLLQRMREAEKAVCYSFGDAFETARGWLAEKAAAGG, from the coding sequence ATGGAACGTCCGTACATCCTGCACATGTTCACGCCGGGCAAGCAGATGAGCCCCTTCGACGTCAACATGGCCGCCGACGCCGGCTACCAGCTCGTCGTGCCCTATGGCGAGGTCGGCCTCGACGCGGTGGCCGGCATGACGCAGGACGCGATCTTCTCGCGCGGCCCCAAGGGCGTGGCGCGCACCGGCATCTTCATCGGCGGCCGCGACGCGCTGCTCGCCGCCGACATGCTGAAGAAGGCCCAGGCGGCGATGGTCAAACCCTTCGTCGTCTCGCTGATGGCCGACCCCAGCGGCGCCTACACGACGGCCGCGGCGATGGTCGCCTGCGTCGAGCAGGCGCTGAAGACACGCGGCGAAGGCCTCGCCGGCCAGCGCGTCGTCGTGCTCGGCGGCACCGGGCCGGTGGGCCGCATCGCCGCGGTCATCGCCGCCCAGGCCGGCGCAACGGTGCTGCTGTCCAGCCGCCAGGGCATCGATGCCGCCGAGGAAGCGGCGACCGAGACCGCGAAACACTTCGGCGTCACGCTGCACGGCATCTCCGGCGGCGACGCCAACGCCGTGCGCCACTCGCTCGCCGAAGCCGACGTCGTGCTGTCCTGCGCCAAGGCCGGCGTGCAGGCGGTGTCGGCCGAGGATCTGACACACGCCGGTGCGCTGAAGGTCGCCGCCGACGTCAACGCCGTGCCGCCCGAGGGCATCGCCGGCGTCGGCGTGATGGACGACGCCAAGCCGCTGGCCGGCACCCAGGCGCTGGGCATCGGCGCGCTGGCCATCGGCAACGTCAAGTACCAGACCCAGCATCGGCTGCTGCAGCGCATGCGGGAAGCCGAGAAGGCGGTCTGCTACAGCTTCGGCGACGCCTTCGAGACCGCACGCGGCTGGCTGGCCGAGAAGGCCGCGGCGGGCGGCTGA
- a CDS encoding 4a-hydroxytetrahydrobiopterin dehydratase, with protein sequence MTTWRRKPANEPFAVDEVEARLKDELPAWHYEDGWIRRKYKTAGWKGTLMVVNTVGHLAEAAWHHPDLTVSYAFVTVKLQTHDAKGITEKDFALAKKIDEVLMWQPGREADPVFEGTPDDPRFKYLKYE encoded by the coding sequence ATGACGACTTGGCGCAGGAAGCCGGCGAACGAGCCGTTCGCCGTCGACGAGGTCGAAGCCCGGCTGAAGGACGAACTGCCGGCCTGGCATTACGAAGACGGCTGGATCCGCCGCAAGTACAAGACCGCCGGCTGGAAGGGCACGCTGATGGTCGTCAACACCGTCGGCCACCTCGCCGAGGCCGCCTGGCACCACCCCGACCTGACGGTGTCCTACGCCTTCGTCACGGTGAAGCTGCAGACGCACGACGCCAAGGGCATCACCGAGAAGGACTTCGCGCTGGCGAAGAAGATCGACGAGGTGCTGATGTGGCAGCCCGGACGCGAGGCCGACCCGGTGTTCGAAGGCACGCCCGACGACCCGCGTTTCAAGTACCTCAAGTACGAGTGA
- a CDS encoding phosphoenolpyruvate hydrolase family protein: MARIPRQQILDTFRAKIARGEPIIGGGAGTGLSAKGEEAGGIDLIVIYNSGRYRMAGRGSLAGLLAYGNANEIVLDMAKEVLPMVRRTPVLAGVNGTDPFMLRDHFLQQLIAVGFSGVQNFPTVGLIDGTFRANLEETGMGYGLEVDMIRAAAELDLLTTPYVFDETSAADMARAGADILVPHMGLTTGGAIGAETALTLADCVPRINAWAEAARRVKPDIIVLCHGGPIAQPEDAQYILDHCPEVNGFYGASSMERLPVEGALVEQTKKFKAIQRA, encoded by the coding sequence ATGGCACGCATTCCCCGCCAGCAGATCCTCGACACCTTCCGCGCCAAGATCGCGCGCGGCGAACCCATCATCGGCGGCGGCGCCGGCACCGGCCTGTCGGCCAAGGGCGAGGAGGCCGGCGGCATCGACCTCATCGTCATCTACAACTCGGGCCGCTACCGCATGGCCGGGCGCGGTTCGCTCGCCGGCCTGCTGGCCTACGGCAACGCCAACGAGATCGTGCTCGACATGGCCAAGGAAGTGCTGCCGATGGTGCGCCGCACCCCGGTGCTGGCCGGCGTCAACGGCACCGACCCGTTCATGCTGCGCGATCACTTCCTGCAGCAGCTGATCGCCGTCGGCTTCTCCGGCGTGCAGAACTTCCCGACCGTGGGCCTGATCGACGGGACCTTCCGCGCCAACCTCGAAGAGACCGGCATGGGCTACGGCCTGGAAGTCGACATGATCCGCGCCGCGGCCGAGCTGGACCTGCTGACCACGCCCTACGTCTTCGACGAGACCAGCGCCGCCGACATGGCGCGCGCCGGCGCCGACATCCTGGTGCCGCACATGGGGCTGACGACCGGCGGCGCGATCGGCGCCGAGACCGCGCTGACGCTGGCCGACTGCGTGCCGCGCATCAACGCCTGGGCCGAGGCCGCGCGCCGCGTGAAGCCCGACATCATCGTGCTCTGCCACGGCGGCCCGATCGCCCAGCCCGAGGACGCGCAGTACATCCTCGACCACTGCCCCGAGGTCAACGGCTTCTACGGTGCGTCGAGCATGGAGCGCCTGCCGGTCGAAGGCGCGCTCGTCGAGCAGACGAAGAAGTTCAAGGCGATTCAGCGCGCATAA
- a CDS encoding Tm-1-like ATP-binding domain-containing protein produces MDPTAPRYAVVAGTFDTKARELVFLRDCLAAMGVATRTVDLSTQGRGAGVDVTAEEVAACHPQGAAAVFTGDRGSAVIAMAQAFEHFVRGRDDIAGLLSAGGSGATALATPAMRALPVGVPKLMVSTVASGDVRPYVGPSDICMMYSVTDVQGLNRISQRVLANAAHAMGGMVRERAEFTSTKPAIGLTMFGVTTPCVQAMTALLEPDYDCLVFHATGTGGQSMEKLADSHLLAGVIDATTTEVADELMGGVFSAGPERFDAIARSRVPYVGSCGALDMVNFGAIDTVPERYRQRNLYKHNANVTLMRTSVDENVAMGRFIAAKLNRMDGPVRFFLPEGGVSMLDAQGLPFWDPAADAALFDTIEQDFQATENRRLIRSPLHVNDPSFARQLVEAFKEIAG; encoded by the coding sequence ATGGACCCGACCGCCCCCCGCTACGCCGTCGTCGCCGGCACTTTCGACACCAAGGCGCGTGAACTCGTCTTCCTGCGCGACTGCCTGGCCGCGATGGGCGTGGCCACGCGCACCGTGGATCTCTCGACGCAGGGCCGCGGCGCCGGCGTCGACGTCACGGCCGAGGAGGTGGCGGCCTGCCACCCGCAAGGCGCGGCGGCAGTCTTCACCGGCGACCGCGGCAGCGCGGTGATCGCGATGGCGCAGGCCTTCGAACACTTCGTGCGCGGCCGCGACGACATCGCCGGGCTGCTGTCGGCCGGCGGCTCGGGCGCCACCGCGCTGGCCACGCCGGCGATGCGCGCCTTGCCGGTCGGCGTACCCAAGCTGATGGTCAGCACCGTCGCCTCGGGCGACGTGCGGCCCTACGTCGGCCCCAGCGACATCTGCATGATGTATTCGGTCACCGACGTGCAGGGCCTCAACCGCATCAGCCAGCGTGTGCTGGCCAACGCCGCGCACGCGATGGGCGGCATGGTGCGCGAACGCGCCGAGTTCACGTCGACGAAGCCGGCGATCGGGCTGACGATGTTCGGCGTCACGACGCCCTGCGTGCAGGCGATGACCGCGCTGCTGGAGCCCGACTACGACTGCCTGGTGTTCCACGCCACCGGCACCGGCGGCCAGTCGATGGAGAAACTCGCCGACTCGCACCTGCTGGCCGGCGTCATCGACGCGACGACGACCGAGGTCGCCGACGAGCTGATGGGCGGCGTCTTCAGCGCCGGGCCGGAACGTTTCGACGCCATCGCACGCAGCCGCGTGCCCTACGTCGGCTCCTGCGGCGCGCTGGACATGGTGAACTTCGGCGCCATCGACACCGTGCCCGAGCGCTACCGCCAGCGCAATCTCTACAAGCACAACGCCAACGTCACGCTGATGCGCACCAGCGTCGACGAGAACGTCGCGATGGGGCGCTTCATCGCCGCCAAGCTCAACCGCATGGACGGGCCGGTGCGTTTCTTCCTGCCCGAAGGCGGCGTCTCGATGCTCGACGCGCAAGGCCTGCCCTTCTGGGACCCGGCCGCCGACGCGGCGCTGTTCGACACCATAGAGCAGGACTTCCAGGCCACCGAAAACCGCCGGCTGATCCGCAGCCCGCTGCACGTCAACGACCCGAGCTTCGCCCGCCAGCTGGTCGAAGCCTTCAAGGAGATCGCCGGCTGA
- a CDS encoding DUF1653 domain-containing protein has product MNEALPPLPTITPGRYRHYKGGEYEVLGVVRHSETLQPLVLYRPLYASADTWVRPFAMFGETVVVDGRERPRFERFG; this is encoded by the coding sequence ATGAACGAAGCACTGCCGCCGCTGCCGACGATCACGCCCGGCCGCTACCGCCACTACAAAGGCGGCGAGTACGAGGTGCTGGGCGTCGTGCGTCACAGCGAGACGCTGCAGCCGCTGGTGCTGTACCGGCCGCTTTACGCCAGCGCCGACACCTGGGTGCGGCCGTTCGCGATGTTCGGCGAGACCGTCGTCGTCGACGGCCGCGAACGCCCGCGCTTCGAGCGTTTCGGCTGA
- a CDS encoding ATP-grasp domain-containing protein, whose translation MSGNGLRVAIFADETGWHTRRLQAALRARGALGRCVDLADCRIDTTAAWHGLVIPGFGRELPDAALVRGIAGGSFEQVTKRLGVLHALRALGVPVYNDARAIERSVDKSATSLLLHAAGLPTPPTWAIESPVEAQRLVMRESAAGHALVLKPLFGSQGKGLQLVGLVDGEHRPLPALDAGYGRLAYLQRRVPALAEPGFDWRVLVVGGRAVAAMRRVSTHWVHNVAQGARCLPAALEPALARLAEDAAAALELDYAGVDIIPAPGAAPLQVLEVNGVAAWQGLQRVTPFDIAQALVDDLLQRRVAAGAARRRA comes from the coding sequence GTGAGCGGGAACGGCCTGCGTGTCGCGATCTTCGCCGACGAGACCGGCTGGCACACACGCCGGCTGCAGGCCGCGCTGCGCGCACGCGGCGCGCTCGGCCGCTGCGTCGACCTGGCCGACTGCCGCATCGACACCACCGCCGCCTGGCACGGCCTGGTGATCCCGGGTTTCGGCCGTGAACTGCCCGACGCGGCGCTGGTGCGCGGCATCGCCGGCGGCAGCTTCGAGCAGGTGACCAAACGCCTGGGCGTGCTGCACGCGCTGCGCGCGCTGGGCGTGCCGGTCTACAACGACGCCCGCGCCATCGAGCGCAGCGTCGACAAGTCGGCGACCTCGCTGCTGCTGCACGCCGCCGGCCTGCCGACGCCGCCGACCTGGGCCATCGAGTCGCCGGTCGAGGCCCAGCGCCTGGTGATGCGCGAGAGCGCCGCCGGCCACGCGCTGGTGCTCAAACCCCTGTTCGGCTCGCAGGGCAAGGGCTTGCAGCTCGTTGGCCTCGTCGACGGCGAACACCGGCCGCTGCCGGCGCTGGACGCCGGTTACGGCCGCCTGGCCTATCTGCAGCGCCGTGTGCCGGCGCTTGCCGAGCCCGGCTTCGACTGGCGCGTGCTCGTCGTCGGCGGGCGTGCGGTGGCGGCGATGCGGCGTGTCAGCACGCACTGGGTCCACAACGTCGCGCAAGGCGCACGCTGCCTGCCGGCGGCGCTGGAGCCGGCGCTGGCGCGGCTGGCCGAAGACGCCGCGGCGGCGCTGGAACTCGACTACGCCGGCGTCGACATCATCCCCGCGCCCGGCGCCGCGCCGCTGCAGGTGCTGGAGGTCAACGGCGTCGCCGCCTGGCAGGGGCTGCAGCGTGTGACGCCCTTCGACATCGCCCAGGCCCTGGTCGACGACCTGCTGCAGCGCCGTGTCGCCGCCGGCGCGGCGCGCCGCCGCGCGTGA